A window of Ascaphus truei isolate aAscTru1 chromosome 16, aAscTru1.hap1, whole genome shotgun sequence contains these coding sequences:
- the UBE2A gene encoding ubiquitin-conjugating enzyme E2 A codes for MSTPARRRLMRDFKRLQEDPPAGVSGAPSENNIMVWNAVIFGPEGTPFEDGTFKLTIEFTEEYPNKPPTVRFVSKMFHPNVYADGSICLDILQNRWSPTYDVSSILTSIQSLLDEPNPNSPANSQAAQLYQENKREYEKRVSAIVEQSWRDC; via the exons ATGTCAACCCCGGCGAGAAGGCGGCTGATGAGGGACTTTAAGAG GCTCCAGGAGGACCCCCCGGCCGGGGTGAGCGGGGCCCCCTCTGAGAACAACATCATGGTCTGGAACGCGGTGATATTTGG GCCCGAAGGAACACCGTTTGAAGATG ggACTTTTAAACTTACGATAGAATTCACTGAAGAATATCCAAATAAACCACCAACAGTTAGATTTGTGTCTAAAATGTTTCATCCAAATG tataTGCCGACGGCAGTATATGTCTGGATATTCTTCAAAATCGTTGGAGTCCAACTTATGATGTGTCCTCAATTTTAACCTCCATACAG TCGCTGCTGGATGAACCAAATCCGAACAGTCCTGCAAACAGCCAGGCGGCTCAGCTGTACCAGGAAAACAAGCGGGAATACGAGAAGCGGGTCTCTGCGATAGTAGAACAAAGCTGGCGTGATTGTTGA